The region GAGAATCCGTTTCGGCCGTCGTGCTGCGTCGACCGGAACTTGACCGCGACAACCTGCCGCCCGTCGAACTGTTCGACGCGAACGGCAACCTGCTGCAGACCGTCACGCCGCTGCCTGTCGGCGAAGAACTGGGAGTCTACCAGGTGTTTCTGGGAGTGCTTCCGACCGGCCACTATGAAAGCCGGCTGGTTGTGGACGAACGCGGTGAGTCCGTGACAAAGTCCGTTCACTTCGACGTGCGGCCCGACCTGCGGGAACAACTGGAAGTGTCGGCTCGCCCGGACCTGATGCAGCGCATCGCCGAAATCAGCGGCGGAGACATCATCGACACCGGCGATCCGTCATCGATCGGCGATGCATTCGAAGAACACATCTCAAAAAGCCGGTCGATACAATATCAGCGAACGACCGCCTGGGATCGGTGGTGGGTTCTGACGGGCGTGTTGGTACTATGGACTGTGACGTGGGGACTGCGCCGGCGCACCGGACTGGTCTAGCGAAGGTCATCAAATGAGTATCGAAAGTCCAGAGTCACGGCGCATGGCACCAGTCTCCGCTGCCGTGCTTTCCCGATCGTGGCTTCGCATGAGCGGTGCGACGGCGGCAGCTCACCTGCGCGGACGAATCGAAGATCTGCGACGCAAACGATTGATGATCGGCGGTACGTCCGGACTGTGCTGGGGCATGGTGGCGTTTCTGGGAATGCTGCTTGCGTGGGTGTGGATCGACCTGGTGCTGAATCTGCCTCCGTCGCTGCGAGTCACCGCCTGGCTGGCAGCCTGCGCGACGCTGATTGTCGTGATCGTCGGAAATTACCGAAAAGCGAAAGCGTCCAGCGCAGACAGTGTGCTGGCTCGGCAGTTGGATTCCATTGTCCGGTCGGGAGGTCAAATTCAATCGGGGCTGGATTTGGCCTCGCGACCTTTGCCATCCGGCAGGCGTCCGAATCAGCCACGGCCCCAAAAAACGACAGCGGATGCAGAGCTGCGTCTCGCGGGAACAGCAGCGCTGACGTCTCAGCTTGCTGACATCGCCGTTCGCAGAGCAGCGCTGCTGGCGGACGGCGTTTTGCACGACGCGGTTGTCCCTGTGTCGCCGCTGCTGAAGGCTGTCGCGGCCGCGTGTGGCGCCGCGTTTGTGTTGTTTCTTGCGGTCATTATCGGACCGCGAATGGCGTGGACGGAAATCAAGCGGTTCTTCAATCCGTACGGCGATCATCCCGCCTGGTCACAATACGGCTTCGACGTGACGCCGGAATTCGCCAGTGTCCGCTACGGCGAAAGTCTCGAAATCGAAGCGACTGTGGCAGGTCCATCGGTTGAGCAGCTTGACCTGGTGCTGGTACCTCCGTCCGGTCTGCGTTCCGGAAGTCTCGACGATATCGAACCGCTGGATGTTCTGCCGATGTTTCCGGAATCGTCCGGTGCCTGGCACGCTTCGATCGCCAACATCACGGAACCGTTCGAATACTTCGTTCGAGTCCGCCGGGCGCGCAGTGCGGCGTTTCGCGTTGACGTGATTACGGTTCCGGAGATCAGCGACGTGCGAGTCGAAGTGATCTCGCCGCTGTACACCGGGATGGCACCGTTTCGAGGCTCCGTGCCGACTCAGGGAATTGAAGGGCTGCCGGGAACAGAAGTGACATTCACCGCGACCAGCAATCGTCCGCTGACCGGCGGCTTGCTGGACATTATCAGCGACGCCGGCACATCAACTTTGGTCAGGATGCTGCCAGAAGGTGCGCTGCTTCCGAACTCCGATCCCGCTGAAATACTTTCAACGGGATCACAGTCCGGTTATGCCGAAACGCACAGCGTCACCGGCAGCTTTGTGATCACCGACAATGGTCGAGTCGACCTGACTGTGATTGACGAAGCCGGACAGCAGTCTGCAGAAGCGTTTTCTGTTCCCGTGCGTCTGCTGCAGGACCAGTCGCCGATCGTTCGCTTGCTGCAGCCTCGTGCCGTCTCGTTTGCGACTCCCACCGCAATGCTGCCGGTCCAGGTCGCGGCCGAAGATGACTACGGATTGCGGCGATGTCAGCTTTTCCGCAGCCTGAACGATTCGCGTCACCTGCCGATGGATCTGCCGACACCGGAAGGCACGCCGCGTCGATTCCAGACGTCGACCATGCTGCCTCTGGCCGAATACGGACTGCAGCCCGGTGACGAAATCAAACTCTTCGCGCGAGTCGAAGACAACGATCCGAACGGCCCGGATGCTCCGATTGGAAAGGGTTCTGAATCCGGTATCGTCACGGTGCGCATCATTTCACAGGAAGACCTGGAGCGCGTCCAGCAGCAGAAGGCCGGCATGGAAATGATGATGTCGCGCTACCAGCAGGCTCAGCGCCGGCTGGAACGTCTGGCCGACGAAATGCGGCAGGTGAGGGAACAGCTTGAAGCCGCTCAGGCTGCGGATCCCGATTCTCCGCCGACCGAAGAACTCCGACAAGAACTGCAGCAGCTTGCCGAACAAATGCAGCAGGAAGCCGAAGCCATCCAGCAACTTGGCGACAAACCACTGCCGCTGGAACTCGACAAGCAGCTTGCTCCGCAGCTTCAGGAAATGGCCGAGCGCCTTCGCGAACTCGCCGAACAGGCGGCCGGCATGTCGGCCAACCCGAACTTCAATCCTCAGCAGGCCGCCGAACAGCTTCAGCAGATGATGGACGCGCTGCAGCGGGAACAGCAGCGACATCAGGACGAAGCTATGCAGCCGCTGCAGCAGCTTGCGCAGGTGCTGCCGCTGAAGCAGAACGAAGCGGAATTCACGCAACTGGTCCTGAAACAGCGGGAGCTTGCCGACCGGCTGAATTCTTTGAAAAACTCCGACGAAGCCAGCGACCCGGCCGAACGCGCACGGATGCGGGAACTGGAAGAAGAACAGCATCGCGTCCGCGAACAGCTCAGCGATTTGCTGGACCGCATCGAGGAAAACGCCAACAGCCTTCCCGACGATCCGAAGCTGGACAAGCTGCGACAGTCCGCGCTGGAATTTGCTCAGGCCGTGCGAGACAGCCAGGCCACCACCGAAATGGCCGACGCCGAAAGTTCCCTGACGGAATTCAACGGCGGCAACGGACACTTCCATTCCGAAAACGCGGCGCAGTTGCTTGAGCAGTTTCTCGGTCAGTGCCAGGCGATGGGCGGAGCGGCCGGTGAATCGCTTCCGCAGTTCAACCCGAGTCTGGGCAGCAGCATGGCGCAGACACTGAATCAGCTTGTTCCCGGCATGGGCAATGGAATGAGCGGCTCGGGTATGGGTCAGGCCGGCAGCGGAGGTTACAGTACGAATATGGCGACGATGAACAATGTCGGCATGTACGGCGGCCTGCCGGTGCTGGATCCGAGCAGTTCGTCATCGGGCGGCTCGGAAAGCGACATGGCCGCAGGAATCTTCAGCAGCCCGTTTGCCTCGGGACAGAACGAATCCGGCACCGGCTTCACGGCCAGTCAGACAAACCCGGCGTTCGGCGGAGCGGACTGGGGTGTTCCCATTCAATACCGCCGCCAGGCGGGCAGGTACCTGCAACAACTCGCGGAGGAACTGGAACAATGATCATCAAGTTACCACAACGATCGGCAGTGTTCGTTATTCCGGCGGTCATGCTGTGCCAGATCCTGCCCGCAACTCTTCGTGCGAAAGACACGGCGCCCGCCGTCGCTGCGATTCCCGGCGACAACGCGCCGACGGTCCCCGATCCGCAGCAGGTCGGCGGTGAAGCCGACAGCGTGGTTCAGGTGGCCAACCTGATCTATGCCGGAGTGAAAAGCAGCCAGTGTTTTTCCGACCACTTTCTGGCAGCCGCCGAACAGGATTCGGCAATCTCCACCAGTCGCCGGTTTCATGCGGTGAAACTCAGTTCCGACGAAGTCTTTAATCATCCGATGGTCATCATGACGGGCGAAGGCGAATTCACGCTGACCGATGCCGAACGGGAAAACCTGCGACAGTATCTGACTCGCGGCGGCTTTCTGCTGGCGTCGGCGGGATGTTCGTCGAAGGAATGGAACCGGTCGTTCCGGCGCGAGATGACGGCCATCTTTCCCGATCAGCCGACGACTCCGATCAGCTACGATCATCCTGTGTTCAATACGGTCCACCGGATCGATTCTCTGAAAGCGAAACACGGTGAACCGAAACCGCTGGAGGGAGTCACGCTGGACGGAAGGCTGGCCGTGATCTATTCGGAAGATGGTCTGAACGACACCGCCCACGCGCAGGGCTGCTGCTGCTGTGGCGGCAACGAAATCACCAACTGCATCGATGTGAACGTGAACATCCTGGCCTACGCGCTGCTGTTTTAAGGTTCGGCCGCGACCCGCGGGGAGCGTGAACGATGGCGGTTTCTGACGCAGCAAACGGCAATGCGGGCTTGAGCGCGTCGACCGCCTGCATCCATCCCGGTGCCACGACGTCTCTGCGCTTACCGCAACATGCAGTTCCGCATCAATCCGTTTTCGCTGGCGCCGCGCAACGCATCGTCGGCGCCGTAGTGTTGATGCTCACGATCTTCGGCTGCGATCCCCCGGCGACCGAACAACAGTCCGGCGATTCATCGACCAAACCGGTGCGCCCCGTCACCGTCATCGCCAGCGGTGATACTCACGGGTGGATCATGCCGTGCGGCTGCACGTCGAATCAGTCCGGCGGTCTGCTGCGGCGCGGAAGCTACGTGGATGAACGTCGAGAGTCCGGTGAAGTCATACTGGTCGACGTCGGTGGAGCGGCCGACGGCACCGCGCCGTATCAGCTCGAACGCTTTCGCGCTATCCTGAAGGGCGAACACTCAATGGAACTCGCGGCTCACAATCTGGGCGCCGCCGAGATCGCGTTCGGCGCGGAAGTGCTGCAACAGCTTTCTCAGGAAACCGGCATCACGTTTATTTCCGCCAATGCCCGTGACCACGCCGGTCAACTGCTGACCACGCCGTTCGTTCTGGCGGAGCAGGGCGGGCAGAAGATACTCATCACCGGAGTACTCTCACCTTCGTTCGCGGATCGCAACACGCAGGTCAGCGATCCTGCCGACGCGATTCTGGCTGTCGTCAATGACGTCGGTGCGGACCAGAACAGGCTGGTCGTGCTGGCCTATCTTCCGGTCGACGAACTGAGACAGCTTGCCGAAACGCTGCCCGAAGCCCACGTCATCATCGGCGGCCCGACGGGGCAGAGTCTGGCTCCTGAACAGATCGGTCCCGTGCTGCTGACATCAGCCACAAACAAAGGCAAGTTTCTGGCGGAAGTCACTTTTCCGGCGAAAGCCTCCGATCCTCCGGCCGCGAAGGTTGTCGAAATGTCGCCGCAGTGGTCCGATCACCCGGTTCAAAGACAAAATCTGACTGCGTTCCGACAGATCCTTGCCGAACGGGATTTCTCCGCCGACGAAAGCGGGCTCGTCGCGGCGCGGTTCGGGACGGATGGAGATCGGCATAGCGACGCGAATTCTCATGGCGGCCGGAATTCAAACGGCCACGCAAGTTTGAACGGCGACCTGAATCGGGAGGGCGAGGCTCCTGCCGAGCCAATGAACCGGGAGGGCGAGGCTCCTGCTAAGCCGCCTGGGCCGCGTGACTTTCCCCGCCGTAGCGGCTCGGGGGAAGCCTCTCGCTCCCTCGTCGGCAGGTCCGCAGAAGCCCCGCCGTTCCCGGAAGGAATCGCCAGCGGCCGATCACAGCGGATCTCCGGAACGGAATCCTGTCGCGACTGTCACGCCGAAAGCTGCGACGTCTGGGACGCCACCGGACACGCTCACGCATGGCAGCGCCTGCAGGACGAGGATGGAGCACACGTCGACCCGTTTTGTCAGAAGTGCCACACCACGGGCTACGGTCTGCCGGGCGGATTCCATTCGATGAAGCACAGCGTCGATCGAGTCAACGTCGGCTGCGAAAGCTGCCACGGCCCGTCGAAGGACCACGTCGCCGACAGCAATCGCCGCACACCGCTTGATGCCGTCGGTTCGTGTGTGCAATGCCACGACGAAGAAAACAGCCCGGAGTTTGAGTTCGGTGAATACTGGAAAAGGATCCGGCATGAATGAGCTTTCCTGTGTGAAGGCGAAACGTCGCAGGCAATTCGCGCAATGTCTTTCATCACCGCACCAGCGCGCGATTGCGATGGCGGGTTTGCCGTCTGCGTCCACTTCGGTCACGGCGGCACCGCGGAAATGCTCGCGCGGGTTTGCGATTTGTCACATCACGATCGCGCTGATCATCACCGGGATTGCTGCCCGCGTATTCGCCGACGAACAACTTTCTGACATGCCGTCAGTCTCCGAGGCGACTCACGAAATCGCCTGGCTGCATGCTCTCGACCGCGCTCAGGAACTGGGCCGCACACGGCGGGCTCCCGTGCTGGTTATCGCCGGCGCCGTCTGGTGCGGGCCATGCCGACTGCTCGAAGAAGAACTGAAACAGTCCGCCGTCCAGGACGAACTGCAGAACTGGGTCCCCGTTCATCTGGATGTCGACGACGATCCCGCTGCGGCAACGCAGCTTGCCGTGTCGTCGATTCCGGCACTGCGAATTCTCAGTCCCGATGGCCGACTGGTCGCGTCGCGTGAGGGATTTCTGGAAGCGGGAGAACTCGCGGCCTGGCTGCAGTCACAGTTCGCCGAAGCCACCGATGCCACCGGCGCCGATACCGCCGGCGGGCCGATGAATGCTCTGGCCGTGATCAACCTGATGAAGGACTTCCGCAGCCGCGAATCGTCCGTGCGGGAAGCTTCGATCAGCCGGCTGGCCGCTGTCCCGGAGAAAGCCGCCGCCGCCGTTGTGGCTGCCTTCGCTGACGGAAATCTGTCGGAACAGTTGGCCTGTATCGAACTATTGTCGCTGTGGAATGCTCCCGTCGACGACCTCGACCCGTGGATCCCCGCATCGCTGTCGGCG is a window of Planctomycetaceae bacterium DNA encoding:
- a CDS encoding DUF4175 family protein; its protein translation is MAPVSAAVLSRSWLRMSGATAAAHLRGRIEDLRRKRLMIGGTSGLCWGMVAFLGMLLAWVWIDLVLNLPPSLRVTAWLAACATLIVVIVGNYRKAKASSADSVLARQLDSIVRSGGQIQSGLDLASRPLPSGRRPNQPRPQKTTADAELRLAGTAALTSQLADIAVRRAALLADGVLHDAVVPVSPLLKAVAAACGAAFVLFLAVIIGPRMAWTEIKRFFNPYGDHPAWSQYGFDVTPEFASVRYGESLEIEATVAGPSVEQLDLVLVPPSGLRSGSLDDIEPLDVLPMFPESSGAWHASIANITEPFEYFVRVRRARSAAFRVDVITVPEISDVRVEVISPLYTGMAPFRGSVPTQGIEGLPGTEVTFTATSNRPLTGGLLDIISDAGTSTLVRMLPEGALLPNSDPAEILSTGSQSGYAETHSVTGSFVITDNGRVDLTVIDEAGQQSAEAFSVPVRLLQDQSPIVRLLQPRAVSFATPTAMLPVQVAAEDDYGLRRCQLFRSLNDSRHLPMDLPTPEGTPRRFQTSTMLPLAEYGLQPGDEIKLFARVEDNDPNGPDAPIGKGSESGIVTVRIISQEDLERVQQQKAGMEMMMSRYQQAQRRLERLADEMRQVREQLEAAQAADPDSPPTEELRQELQQLAEQMQQEAEAIQQLGDKPLPLELDKQLAPQLQEMAERLRELAEQAAGMSANPNFNPQQAAEQLQQMMDALQREQQRHQDEAMQPLQQLAQVLPLKQNEAEFTQLVLKQRELADRLNSLKNSDEASDPAERARMRELEEEQHRVREQLSDLLDRIEENANSLPDDPKLDKLRQSALEFAQAVRDSQATTEMADAESSLTEFNGGNGHFHSENAAQLLEQFLGQCQAMGGAAGESLPQFNPSLGSSMAQTLNQLVPGMGNGMSGSGMGQAGSGGYSTNMATMNNVGMYGGLPVLDPSSSSSGGSESDMAAGIFSSPFASGQNESGTGFTASQTNPAFGGADWGVPIQYRRQAGRYLQQLAEELEQ
- a CDS encoding DUF4159 domain-containing protein, with amino-acid sequence MIIKLPQRSAVFVIPAVMLCQILPATLRAKDTAPAVAAIPGDNAPTVPDPQQVGGEADSVVQVANLIYAGVKSSQCFSDHFLAAAEQDSAISTSRRFHAVKLSSDEVFNHPMVIMTGEGEFTLTDAERENLRQYLTRGGFLLASAGCSSKEWNRSFRREMTAIFPDQPTTPISYDHPVFNTVHRIDSLKAKHGEPKPLEGVTLDGRLAVIYSEDGLNDTAHAQGCCCCGGNEITNCIDVNVNILAYALLF
- a CDS encoding multiheme c-type cytochrome — translated: MLTIFGCDPPATEQQSGDSSTKPVRPVTVIASGDTHGWIMPCGCTSNQSGGLLRRGSYVDERRESGEVILVDVGGAADGTAPYQLERFRAILKGEHSMELAAHNLGAAEIAFGAEVLQQLSQETGITFISANARDHAGQLLTTPFVLAEQGGQKILITGVLSPSFADRNTQVSDPADAILAVVNDVGADQNRLVVLAYLPVDELRQLAETLPEAHVIIGGPTGQSLAPEQIGPVLLTSATNKGKFLAEVTFPAKASDPPAAKVVEMSPQWSDHPVQRQNLTAFRQILAERDFSADESGLVAARFGTDGDRHSDANSHGGRNSNGHASLNGDLNREGEAPAEPMNREGEAPAKPPGPRDFPRRSGSGEASRSLVGRSAEAPPFPEGIASGRSQRISGTESCRDCHAESCDVWDATGHAHAWQRLQDEDGAHVDPFCQKCHTTGYGLPGGFHSMKHSVDRVNVGCESCHGPSKDHVADSNRRTPLDAVGSCVQCHDEENSPEFEFGEYWKRIRHE